In the genome of Trichomycterus rosablanca isolate fTriRos1 chromosome 24, fTriRos1.hap1, whole genome shotgun sequence, one region contains:
- the cstf1 gene encoding cleavage stimulation factor subunit 1 — MYRPKPTLKDRQHLYKLIISQLLYDGYTNIANSLISEVKPQSVVSPSEQLMQLTKIGIENDDSAVQYAIGRSDTVAPGVGIDLEFDADVQTMSPEASEYETCYVTSHKGPCRVATYSRDGQLIATGSADASIKILDTERMLAKSAMPLEVMMNETAQQNMENHPVIRTLYDHVDEVTCLAFHPSEQILASGSRDYTLKLFDYSKPSAKRAFKHIQEAEMLRSISFHPSGDFLLVGTQHPTLRLYDVNTFQCFVSCNPLDQHTDSICSVGYNPSANTYVTCSKDGSIKLWDGISNRCVTTFEKAHDGAEVCSAVFSKNSKYILSCGKDSVAKLWEISTGRSLVQYTGAGLSGRQTHRTQCVFNHTEDYVLLPDERTVSLCCWDSRSAERKNLLSLGHNNIVRCIVHSPTNPGFMTCSDDFRARFWYRRTTTD; from the exons ATGTATCGACCTAAACCCACTCTGAAAGACAGACAGCATCTGTACAAGCTGATCATCAGCCAGCTGCTCTACGATGGCTATACTAACATTGCCAACAGCCTCATCAGTGAAGTGAAACCACAGAGTGTGGTGTCTCCATCTGAGCAGCTCATGCAACTCACCAAAATTG GAATAGAGAACGATGACAGTGCGGTGCAGTATGCCATCGGGCGCTCAGACACGGTGGCTCCTGGTGTTGGCATCGACCTGGAGTTCGACGCTGACGTGCAAACCATGTCTCCAGAGGCCTCGGAGTACGAGACGTGTTACGTGACGTCCCACAAGGGCCCATGCCGCGTGGCCACGTACAGCCGGGACGGGCAGCTTATCGCCACCGGCTCTGCAGACGCCTCCATCAAAATCCTGGACACGGAGCGCATGCTGGCCAAGAGCGCCATGCCGCTAGAG GTGATGATGAACGAGACGGCGCAGCAGAACATGGAGAACCACCCAGTCATCCGTACCCTGTACGACCATGTGGACGAGGTCACCTGCCTGGCCTTCCACCCCAGCGAGCAGATCCTGGCCTCGGGATCCCGTGATTACACCCTCAAGCTGTTCGACTACTCCAAGCCCTCCGCCAAAAGAGCTTTCAAACACATTCAG GAAGCAGAAATGCTACGTTCCATCTCATTCCACCCGTCCGGAGATTTCTTGCTGGTGGGCACTCAGCACCCGACGCTGCGCCTCTACGACGTCAACACGTTCCAGTGCTTCGTGTCGTGCAACCCGCTGGACCAGCACACGGACTCCATCTGCAGCGTCGGCTACAACCCCAGCGCCAACACCTACGTCACGTGCAGCAAGGACGGCAGCATCAAGCTGTGGGACGGCATCTCCAACCGCTGCGTGACCACCTTCGAGAAGGCTCACGACGGCGCCGAGGTGTGCTCAGCAGTCTTCTCGAAGAACTCGAAATACATCCTGTCCTGCGGTAAAGACTCGGTGGCCAAGTTGTGGGAGATCTCCACGGGACGCTCGCTGGTCCAGTACACAG GTGCGGGACTGAGCGGCCGTCAGACGCATCGTACGCAGTGCGTCTTCAACCACACAGAGGACTATGTCCTGCTGCCGGATGAGCGCACGGTCAGCTTGTGCTGCTGGGACTCGCGGTCCGCCGAGCGGAAGAACCTGCTCTCGCTCGGCCACAACAACATAGTGCGCTGCATCGTTCACTCGCCCACCAACCCGGGCTTCATGACGTGCAGCGACGACTTCCGCGCCCGCTTCTGGTACCGCCGCACCACCACGGACTGA